DNA sequence from the Leuconostoc lactis genome:
TACAACAAGGTAATCCGTTAAATATTGATCCGCGTCGTATTATTTGGAAGCGCGTGTTAGATATTAATGATCGTGCGTTGCGCCATATCACCATTGGGATGGGCGGACCGACTTCTGGCGTACCGCGAGAAGATGGGTTTGACATTACAGTTGCCTCAGAGTTGATGGCCATTTTGACCTTATCAACTGATTTAATGGATTTGAAAGCTCGTGTGGCGCGCATTGTGGTTGGTTATACCTACGACAAAGAACCCGTGACGGTAGCAGATTTGGGTATTGCCGGTGCGATTGCGGTTTTGTTGAAAGATGCCATTAAGCCTAACTTAGTCCAGACGTTAGCACATACACCAGCCATCATTCACGGTGGCCCGTTTGCCAATATTGCCCAAGGGACAAATTCTATTTTGGCAACTAAAACGGCGTTGCAATTAGCAGATTATGCGGTGACTGAAGGAGGCTTTGGCGCTGACCTTGGTGGTGAAAAGTTCTTGGATGTGAAGGTGCCATTATTGGGCAAGACACCAGATGCGATTGTTGTCGTGGCGACGGTTCGCGCCTTGAAGCATCATGGCGGTGTGGCTTTAGCTGATTTAGATGCTGAAAATATACCAGCACTGACTGCCGGGCTTGAAAACTTGGGGCAACACTTGATGGCTATGGGCCGTTACGGTGTGCCCGTGGTGGTGGCCATTAATCGTTTTACTGCCGATACCGAAGCAGAAATTCAAACCATTAAAGCTTATACTGAACAATTTGGGGCAACAGCGTACACCACCGAAGTTTGGGCCAAAGGTGGTGCTGGGGCGCAAGAACTCGCTGCTGCTGTGATTGAAGTGGCTGATCAAGAAGCCGACTTTACGCCACTCTATCAACCTGACGATGACGCACTGACGAAGCTCAACGCCATCGTGACCACGATTTATGGGGGTGCAGGGGTTGAATTATCTGCCACAGCGCAAAAACAACTCGCAG
Encoded proteins:
- a CDS encoding formate--tetrahydrofolate ligase — its product is MQTDIEIAQAATVKPITEIAAAAGLASHEIEPYGFDKAKIKLDPTMPRSKQLGKLILVTSINPTPAGEGKSTVTVGLADALAMAGKKTMIALREPSLGPVMGMKGGATGGGMAQVIPMADINLHFTGDFHALTSAHDTIAAVLDNSLQQGNPLNIDPRRIIWKRVLDINDRALRHITIGMGGPTSGVPREDGFDITVASELMAILTLSTDLMDLKARVARIVVGYTYDKEPVTVADLGIAGAIAVLLKDAIKPNLVQTLAHTPAIIHGGPFANIAQGTNSILATKTALQLADYAVTEGGFGADLGGEKFLDVKVPLLGKTPDAIVVVATVRALKHHGGVALADLDAENIPALTAGLENLGQHLMAMGRYGVPVVVAINRFTADTEAEIQTIKAYTEQFGATAYTTEVWAKGGAGAQELAAAVIEVADQEADFTPLYQPDDDALTKLNAIVTTIYGGAGVELSATAQKQLAEFKQRGWDKLPIIMAKTQYSFSDDPKKLGAPKDFVIHIREFVPKLGAGFLVAMTGTILTMPGLPKHPAAFDIDIDETGKITGLF